TCCGGCTTAGTATCTTCGGTTTCATCTTATAGGCTGACTTGCATCACTCTAATAGGATTCCTTGCTTTCTCTCTAAGCCCTTAGTCTTGCAAAAGACCATTCCCTCACAATAGGTGCCTTCCATTCAAAAGACATTTCTCTTGTTCGAGGCATATGAATCTTTTCGATATGCCACTCACTCAAGTGCCATATCTGATTCAACAGCGGCACCGTCTATTGCAAACATAGCACTGGTTTAAAAAAACATCGCTTATAGCGCAAGGGATGCAGATTCCATTCATGAAACCCTTCCAAGCCAAGCAGCTGCTATTTGAACAACGGATATGGAGACAGCGGATGATTAGAACAAAAGCCATTCTTTCACAACCGATTCAGTAATAGCACCAGCGGCGAGTCAAGcaggtttttcttttatttcacaaCTCCTTCCTTCCCTCCCTTAATCCGTCCGTGCCCTTCCAGTCGCAGGATTCAACCGAGTTAGGAGTTTCCCTTATTCATCATCCATCTTGACGGCTTGCCCGTGCGTGGAGTATTCCGTCCATTTATTTATTGAAGGCAAATCAAGATCTATTACTATCTGTCTTCAAAGGATCCGTTGTTAGCAGTGTCATCAATGTAAGCGAATTGGCTGGTTCCAAGGCCGTATACTATACTAATAGGCGCTCCTTTACCCTTTACCGGATACCGGAGGCTGCTACTATGATTCCTTCTTTTGGATTGTATACCACTAACGACTATCAAGATAGGCAGGctatccatgatatgttctttATGGAAAGACGGTTGAGGGGCACTACACTGACTCGCTTTTTCCGAAAGGTTTGATCTTCGCCGCCTCTTTCCCAAGTCTCTCTCACCTTGAAAGCAAGAGCATATTTAGAAAGGATGCCAGTTTCTATTGAATCTCTTGCCGAATGAAAGATTTTCATAGTGTTCAATCAGACTATGTTTGAAAGAAGGACGTAACCAGTGCTAGTTGAATCAGCCCTTACTCTTTTCTCCTAGTCGGTGTAAAAGTAAGCGCTCTTTCCCTACCCTGCTCGAGTAGGAGTTCTTGGAGATGAAAAGAGAGGAATGAGATGCTGCGCTTAGGTCCCTCTCGTCTTCTGCACCGGCTACTGGGAAAAGAAGAAGGTATATACCAAGAGATGATATGCCAACAGCAGATGATTTCATAAATGAGTCAAAGAAGATCTTTTTGCAGCGGATGCTAACACTGGATTCTTTCTCCTCTTGAGAGCGAAAAGCGAGAACCTTTCTAGGCCTCTTACCTCCTTTACTACTTGAACTATCAAGCCTTGTTGAAGTCAACCAAGTAAGACAGAAAGACGGAAGCAAAGCAAAGCATAAAACTGAACCCAGAAGGGATAGCCTTAGTTCTGTCTCGAGGCCGGATGGTAGCAATACACTTCTGACCCAAGCCCTTGAGCAATTGAAGTAAGTAGTCGGCTATTTCTGAGGTTAAGCGAACACAGTCAGTGACAAGGTCACTCTCAACTAAGCTGTACTGGAAGCCCACTCACTCGGGCAAGTAAGCGAGCCAAATAAAAAGTTCGGGTGGAAAAGTTGCGGTTATGAAATAACGGGCTAGATTTATATAGGAGACCCCATGAAAGAAGAGAGAAGATACCTTCGCCCACCCATCCGATAAATATAAGTGATGGCCGGCATATGCCTTCATAAGCGGGAATAGGAAGACCCACCTTTCAATTCTCCATTTGACCGGATAATAACTATAAATTCCAGCCTTACACGCAATAAGGACTTCCAACTAACTTCCTCACTGGTTGGCAGAGACCCTATTCGATCGTATGGACCTATTCCCATTTATGGGACAGTATCCCTGGCTCTGTAGAGCTGCTGACACAAAACTTTCTGCTGCCTGCGAATTAAGCTGTATAAGGCAAACCTTGGCAACTGACAATTGAAAATCAGGGGAGGTATGAAATGGTTATCTCGGCCGGCCCCAACACAAAGAGCTGTGGGGCTAGGAGTGTTTCAATCTTAGCATTCCGAGACGGTCGTCGAACTCCATAAAAACGCGTTTGAAGGGACTTTCATTTCTGCTATCTCAACCTTCCGCACCTCTCCATATCAGTCGACTGGCTTCCACTATCCTGCTAGCACCCCTTTCttataattacatataaaataataataatggtagaACTCGCTTTGCGCCACCCTATCCCGGTGCCAAAAAGGAGTCCCTAGCAGTACCGACTGTTGTGTCTTCGGCATCGAAAGCAGCAGCAGTCACCTCAAATGGGTTGGGTTCGCTCGAAGTCGTCGCGAGCCCTACGTTTGAAGCTTCAACACAGTCACTCCTTAGTAGCTCGTTGCTACAACTTCTCTTTGGCTCGCCCCTATCTCTAAAAGGGCTTACTCACTTCACTCACTCTCGTTCAGTAGCGCTTTCTTCATTCTTTAGATAGCAGCGTGAGAGCTCTGAAATTCCATTCAGGTCCTTAGTTACAGTCGAATCGCGAGCAAAGCTCGACACTGCTAGCGAAGCTCTACGACAGAGCATTTCCATTATTTCAATTATAGAACCAACTGCTCTCTCTCTTTCCGGCTTAGCCTACCGCTCCGTGGGCTTCTATCCCCCTGGTGTACGAAAGCAGCGAAGGAAGAGGCGGGCGCGCTAGACCCCTCTCTTCTAGCCGAAGTTCTCACGGATTTACAACTTCCCTGTCCAATTATCAGTTGGTACTGGGAGGAAGGCTCTATACTGTTAAGTACATGGATTCTTTTTGTAGCGGAAATAGAGCTCTTTGAAATTGAAAGCGGTATTCCCCTTATATATTATAGCCTAAATAGAATCATGGAATTCTCTCCGAGAGCTGCTGAACTAACGACTCTATTAGAAAGTAGAATTAGCAACTTTTACACGAATTTTCAAGTGGATGAGATTGGTCGAGTGGTCTCAGTTGGAGATGGGATTGCACGTGTTTATGGGTTGAACGAGATTCAAGCCGGGGAAATGGTTGAATTTGCCAGCGGTGTGAAAGGAATAGCCTTGAATCTTGAGAATGAGAATGTAGGGATTGTTGTCTTTGGTAGTGATACTGCTATTAAAGAAGGAGATCTTGTCAAGCGCACTGGCTCTATTGTGGATGTCCCTGCGGGAAAGGCTATGCTAGGGCGGCTGGTCGTACCAGCCAACACGGCGCTGCGGGATGTAGTAACATCCGCATCCCTAGTTGGGCTGTACCTTCCTCGCGCGTGGCGAGGAGGAATCGCTTCAGGGAGTGCTGGGCGGCACTCTCTTTGGTCTTATACCTTATAATATATACCCCTGTCATAGCCTGGTGTGACACGGGGGACGCCTCCCTAGGAATGGATTCCTCCGAGAGTTGGGgggaatacatacaaacatccACAGAAGAGGGCGCCTCAACCTCTTCTGCTGATGCAGAACCCGTACCCCACGGGAATAATACCGTATCAGATTCGACGGAGGGGCCAGCTAGCCCCCGTCGCTTTCCATACAAGCCTGATGCGCTGATCGGGGGCGATTCCGTATTGTCCATCCAAAGTCGACTTTTGGCTTCAAGGCAATTTCCTAGTGCCGAAGAAATAAACTTCGCCCGTATTCAGGCGGAAGACCTATTCGAGGTCAAGGTTCAGATCCTCCATCGAATGCAAGTTCTGTATCCAGAGGGGGATTGGTCGGGGCGGGGAGCCCGCGCTCTCGATAGCCCGAATAGCGCCACGGGCGAGTCCTCGTTAGAAAGGCTTTATAAGCTTTTGGGCGATCTCGATCGGAACGGAAGAAGGGCGGaagcttttttttctttaagcgCAAAAGTAGCGCTTAGAAAGGAGAGTCTTGATGCACATTCCGCGACATAGCATGATATTGCTCTGATGTTTTTACAATTATCTTTTTTGAAGCAGATAGTTCACAGTGCTCATTCTATCGATACTGGGAAAAAAGAATAATGTTTACACTCAATTTTCATTACGAAGATGTATCACGTCAGGATCCGTTGCTCAAACCGAATCACGCCAACGTTATGGAAGTTCCTGGATCGTGTAAAATAAGAGTAGTACCAAAGGCAGCACCTTCTgatttcataataaaaaatggaaaattgGCTATGGAGATTTCGTGCGGTCAGAAATTAATACAGACACAGAGGGCTTCGACAGGAAAGTCGTTTCGATCCAATCCATTCTTGGGGtcaaataaagacaaaaaagGATATGTCAGTGACCTAGCACGGCAAAGCACTCTCCGAGGGCATGGAATGTCTCATTTTTTGGTAAGAATCTCCGCAGTAATGTCTCTGTTAGATTTTCCGGTCGAAATACGGGAAAAGTCCATTCAATTCTTGATGGAAATGGAGTTTTGCGAATTCTCCCCGGAGCTGGAAGATCATTTCGAGATCTTCGAACATATTCGAGGGTTCAATGTAACTATTGTAACTTCGGCCAACACACAAGATGAGACTTTACCACCGTGGAGCGGCTTTTTTCAAAAAGATGAGGGGGAAAGTCAGTAAGATGTCGGAGAAGCAAAATATACGAGATCACAAACGTAGATTGCTCGCGGCTAAGTATGAATTGAGACGAAAGCTTTATAAATTTGTAAAGATACCGATCGATCTAGTGATATGCGGGGCAAACATCGTTATAAGTTGTCCAAGTTGCCAAGAAATAGTTCCTTTGCACGAGTAAGAAACCGATGTATTTCCACGGGCCGCCCTCGTTCCGTATATAAGTTCTTTCGAATTTATCGTCTCGTTTTTCGTGGATTAGCATCTCGGGGTCCTTTGATGGGCATAAAGAAATCATCTTGGTAGCATCAAACCAATAGAACAAGGGTTAGCTCTGCAGCTGGTCTACAAGCAAGGTAAGTAGGTCCATGCGACCGGACCCGGATGTACCCTTTAGCCGCGAGGGGAACCGGGTAAACAAAGTCGCGATCAGAACGAAAGGTAGTTCGCTGGGCCTATATTTTGATCCCAGAGGTGTTGGTTCGAATCCAACTCGTGATGAATACATGCACTAAAGATCAAGGAGGACTCAAGAAAGGTGCTTAGTCTGACAGTATGAATGTCCTAGTCttaatgtttatgttttaatatgGGCACATACTAGAAACTGAGCCTGGCACATCCAAACTTTCTTCTCTTTGCACTTTCAATTAGCACCCTTCCATGTTTGTCCATAAGCCCTCACAGATGCTGGTCATTCAAAGTTGGTCACTTAAGCAATTGTGAGTAGCGTATTTTGCTGTTTTTTGAGTTTCGGGCTGTCCTCTTTTAGGGATGAGAGCGTGCCCCGTCGACCTGAGGGAGACGTACCCTCGAGTAAAGCATACGGATCTATGAAACCAGCAAGAGAGGGGTGGGTACCCCGATCGATTCAATCaaccagaagaagaagaaaggataCTTGAAGAGGAAGAAGGTAATCCAATTAGTAGAATGCTGCTTTCTATCGCGTGGCAAGGGGAATCAGAGAAAGGGCTAGGGGGCTGAGCTGCAAGGCATGACGTAGCTAATCACTCTAAAAGAAAGTGGATTTGGTCTCGGCTAAGCCGATTTGGTGATCGGTGGATGAAGGATGAATGGTTTAGCCGCGAAGAAAGTAGTATTGACTCTGCTGCCCTGCACTTGATCACAGTGATTCTCGTACCTTGTGCTGCAAGGCAATGTTAATTGACACTGTTACCATCAAAGCGGGGAATGAATGTAAACCAATTGTTGACAGAGATGATTAGCTTGGGAAGGTGGCTTGCCTTCTCCTTGTGCTTTGATGCTGGTAGAAATAAGAGAAGAAGAATCCCTAAAGCTATTCCGGTACTATCGCCTAAGGGGAGGCTGCAGTACGTGCTGTTGTCGATGATAGTAAGGTGTTGCTGCATTCTTAGAATCAGCCTGCAAAGAACGAATTGTTTCGAGTCACGAATAGGAAATAGTATGAATTTAAATTCAACTAAATTGTTTGTTCAAGCGTAGCATGCGAGGATGGAGCCTTCTGATAAGCCTAGGACGATTGTAAGGGACAACCCTTTGACGGTCACTTTCCGTTGCTCCATCTCTGAGAGAGGAGATTTTACCATCTTCCATCTCGGAGAAGAGCTATTGCATAAATAAAGGCCGAAAGAGCTACTGGTGACGGGTTCATTGACGAGTGAAAGAAACCCTTGAATGGATTCGTCTGGGAAAGACTTTCTTTCATCAACAACAGTCCGGAAATGGAAGACGGAGATAGAATAAGCAGCTAACAGCTAAGTAGGTTGCCCAATTCGTTCTATAGAACTCGTTGCCCTTTCTTCCACGCTAGAAGTGAAAGCCAAGTtcttggagaatctatagttTCTGGTGTTGGGCGAGATGGGGAGAAAACTCCTTGCTTCAGCCCTTCTTCTCCCACAGTGGGTGGGGATCTCTACTCGAATAGAAGGCGCGAACTCATCGATGCTATGTCTTCCTTTTCCCTGTTTTCTTTCTAATCCAATTCCTTTGCCTCTCTCTTTTGTGCGCCAAGCCGGTCAATGTATAGGGCTAGGGAGTCTTCACCTCCAATTCTTAATTAAGACTACAGATGCAACTTACGGCCCTCTCTTCTATAGCTGGTACAACCCATCCTGGCAAGCTTGATGCTGGCAAACCTTACCTTCAAGGTTTTAGCTTAGCTTAATTGGAAGATTTGGGGGAAGAGGAATGAAAGAGGGACATCTCATTTCTTTCTTTACATGTATATGATTTCATTCGACTAGCAGCAATCTTCGATTCTGATATCATATTAGGAGAGGGGGAAGGGAATCCGAATAGGATAGGTTTGCGAAAGACCGAGGTCTTGACTTCTGCCTGTGCCTCTCGCTTTCATTCACAGGTTAGCCGAAGGCACGGAGATAGTGATTCGATCTTCCCTGACATCCTTCGTAGTGCTTGCTAGATAGACTCTTTAATCGGAGGGTGCTATTGAACCCGAGAAATCCTACTTCACCTACCTTTGGAACTCAGATCTCAAGAGAATGACTGGACTACAGGACTTCCGGTCAGTGCTACTAGACCTCTAAGCAAGTGTTGCTAGACTTTTCCAGGCTGCTCTTACAACAGCAAGCAAGCGAGAAGGAATCCCTCAAAGGCAAGGTCTTTCATGCTTCGATGAGCGCTAAGACAACCGTTCATGTCTACTTCTAATGCGCACGAACCAGAGCAATCTCCCCATCCAGAGGTACTGACTGTTCTATCGTGCCCAGTTAACGATAGCCTCGGATAGACTAAGGATCTTAGGTGAGACATAGAGTGCAGCCGGAAGAAAACTTCCACATCTGAGATTCCATGTGTGACAAACTCAATTGATAAATACCCCTCTTGTACTCTAACGTTCTAGGATGGTCAAACTCTCCTTGATAAATTGAGTATGGGGTGGGGCATCAAGTCAAAGATTCCCTACAGAGGAAATTCCATAGCTGATTCCTTACTGTAAGAGGCCTCCGACAGGTTCTTATACCAGGGAGGTCCTGTAAAGACTTTTAAAAACGAATGGTTTAGCAGGAGCTGAATAAGTCTCGGATAAAGGCTTATAGGTCACCTTCTTTCTTTAGTTGCAGTATCGGAATGTCCTCTTAATTCAACTGGAAAGGTTTTTCTCAGTAGCATAATCCACTCCTGCTGAGTTATAAAAGACCCGAACCCCATTGTGTTGCGATTGATTCAGTCCTATCGGTCAATTCTCCTCGGCTAACACTGAACCTTGCATCCAACGTGCGTGCTTTGCGTTACCAGCTTTGTCCGCACCTATAACATAACTATACCCCAACAACTTAAGGCTTCTTTCGTATAAAGTTCTTAGTACTTTTGCTTTTCCTTCTTAGCTTTCTATGGCACTTATCCCATCCTCAACTCGGTAATCTTTACTGAGAATTGCAAAACGGTGTCAAAGGGCTTCCTTTTCCCTGTCTTTTCTTCCTATCCTTTCCCTTGCTGCCTATGCATCAATCCCATTCTACCGATGTGTACTTAAAAGGAACAGCTTTCCCATCAAGACTAAAAAAGAACCTCTCATCTTGGGATGAGACCAAGGAAGCTTTGGCCCGGCATACTACTATCAGGGAGTAAAGGTGATCATTTCTTGTTCTTTGCAGCTATGGCTATTCATTTGAGTATGAAGGTAATGAATAGTCAATGAGCGAAGGCGCAGTTACCACTGCTATGAGTGAAACTACCCGCAGTTCATTGAGGCTCGACAGACCTGGGCTAAGGAGATGATCTGGGTAAACTTTGGGGAAAACATCATCTTTTAAGACTACGCAGAGGTGCACAAGAACGAGCACAACTTCACTCAGAACTTGTGACAAAGACTTGGTGTGCATCAGAACACGACTGAAAGCCCTTGCTGCTTCTTCATTCCAGGTGAAGCTATCTTTATTCAGTAAATTGGTCAGTGGCTTGCTGATAACCCCATACCCCTTTCAAAATTTTCGGTAATAGCCTGCCCAGAAAAGCCTCTCAACCCCTTGACAGTAGTGGGTTGTGGCCAGCTCAACATGCTGTCAATCTTTCTCCGGAAGTTCATATAGAATGGGGAGAAGCAACTGATCTAGTTCATTCGTGTCAATAAGTTCCTCACTTTACAGTAAAGGAAGACGAATCTGTGAAAGGTTTATGATGTTTTTGTACAGACGTATGGTGGGACCTGAATCCGGGGGGAACTTAGCTGCCCAAGATTGGTTACAAAAAGCCCAATCCAAGCGTTCTTTGACCCCTTCTTTCTCCCGGGTGAACCTATCGCCAACACAGTCAAGGTCAAAGAGATTCGCGTCGATGATGCAATCTTTGAGAGCCCCCATCGATTGAGTACTTGGTGTAGCACCCCTACTTTTTTCTTCTGGAGACAAGTATATGTTAAAATCCCCCATGACAAGCCGCGGTCCATTAAGACTTCCGGAAATCGTCTTCAGAGAATCCCATAGAGCCATGCGCCCCGAAGGATTAGTTTCCCCATACACACCAGTGACGAGCACCGACTCTCTTGTCTTCCTCTTCGTCACTAAGCAGTGAAGAAGTTGAGGATTCGAATAAACATAGTCGGCATCGAACTCGGAATTGCGCCAAAGCAAGCAAATACCACCGGAGAACCCCAAAGCTTCGACTCTGATCCAATTGGTAAATCCTAGTCTTTTAAGAATCTTGCTTGCCTTCTGTCCGCTCACTCTAGGCTCCACCACGATCAGGATTTCCACTGTAACACAGGCCTATGAATCTGCATGAGTGTAAGAATTTTACTCCACACCTGCAAATCCACATTCAAAGAACGGATGAGCCACAGTTTCTTATCCTTGATCACAGAGAACACAGTCAGCTGAACACGGCTATCCCCACTTCAGCATCCTATCCATTGTATACAGCCTGTTAC
This window of the Erigeron canadensis isolate Cc75 unplaced genomic scaffold, C_canadensis_v1 Conyza_canadensis_unscaffolded:58, whole genome shotgun sequence genome carries:
- the LOC122584606 gene encoding ATP synthase subunit alpha, mitochondrial-like: MEFSPRAAELTTLLESRISNFYTNFQVDEIGRVVSVGDGIARVYGLNEIQAGEMVEFASGVKGIALNLENENVGIVVFGSDTAIKEGDLVKRTGSIVDVPAGKAMLGRLVVPANTALRDVVTSASLVGLYLPRAWRGGIASGSAGRHSLWSYTL
- the LOC122584611 gene encoding 60S ribosomal protein L5, mitochondrial-like, giving the protein MFTLNFHYEDVSRQDPLLKPNHANVMEVPGSCKIRVVPKAAPSDFIIKNGKLAMEISCGQKLIQTQRASTGKSFRSNPFLGSNKDKKGYVSDLARQSTLRGHGMSHFLVRISAVMSLLDFPVEIREKSIQFLMEMEFCEFSPELEDHFEIFEHIRGFNVTIVTSANTQDETLPPWSGFFQKDEGESQ
- the LOC122584610 gene encoding uncharacterized mitochondrial protein AtMg01010-like, producing the protein MDSSESWGEYIQTSTEEGASTSSADAEPVPHGNNTVSDSTEGPASPRRFPYKPDALIGGDSVLSIQSRLLASRQFPSAEEINFARIQAEDLFEVKVQILHRMQVLYPEGDWSGRGARALDSPNSATGESSLERLYKLLGDLDRNGRRAEAFFSLSAKVALRKESLDAHSAT